A window of the Branchiostoma floridae strain S238N-H82 chromosome 12, Bfl_VNyyK, whole genome shotgun sequence genome harbors these coding sequences:
- the LOC118427212 gene encoding beta-1,3-galactosyltransferase 1-like has translation MVRISLKLVVKMIFTLGIMAGSVYIFLRRRPNLRRPDLRRPKPPQQEPRDECERDDSSISNSTSNAEGNPHNYTLILNNPGKCGVTDDDVFLLVMVTSTPGNRKQRLAIRNTWGNETNVKGTIIRTVFAVGLTQDAKMQGDLEQENGVYKDIIQEDFVESYRNLTLKTVMCLKWASEFCPNAKFILKTDDDTFVNIFNLVHHLEGLNATQARRFVTGHVYTLAKPVRHAKNKQREVQWCLTKRDYPRDSFPPYPGGNAYVISNDVTRLIYEVSLTVRYLFIEDVYLGLCLEKLGIDPVHEGGFVSWKDVQSCKDKKIASHWLKTPGAMVKAWKDLIHSC, from the coding sequence ATGGTTCGCATCAGCTTAAAGCTTGTCGTGAAGATGATCTTCACCCTGGGTATCATGGCAGGAAGCGTCTACATCTTCTTAAGAAGAAGACCTAACTTAAGAAGACCTGACTTAAGAAGACCTAAGCCTCCGCAACAGGAACCAAGGGACGAATGCGAAAGAGATGACAGCAGCATTTCGAACTCCACCTCTAACGCAGAAGGGAATCCACACAACTACACACTCATCCTCAACAACCCCGGAAAATGTGGCGTCACTGATGATGACGTGTTTCTTCTCGTCATGGTGACGTCAACCCCGGGAAACCGCAAGCAGAGGCTCGCCATCCGCAACACGTGGGGCAACGAGACTAACGTGAAGGGGACTATCATCAGAACAGTGTTCGCGGTAGGGTTGACACAAGACGCTAAGATGCAAGGAGATCTGGAACAGGAAAACGGCGTCTACAAGGACATCATTCAGGAGGACTTCGTCGAATCGTATCGGAACTTGACCCTTAAAACCGTCATGTGTCTAAAGTGGGCATCGGAGTTCTGCCCCAACGCCAAGTTCATTTTAAAAACTGACGACGACACTTTTGTGAACATCTTTAACCTCGTGCACCATCTTGAGGGGCTGAATGCTACTCAGGCAAGGAGGTTCGTGACAGGGCACGTCTACACATTAGCCAAACCGGTCAGACACGCGAAAAACAAGCAACGAGAAGTGCAGTGGTGCTTGACAAAGAGAGACTACCCCAGAGACTCGTTCCCACCCTACCCGGGTGGAAACGCTTACGTCATTTCCAATGACGTCACGCGACTGATATACGAAGTGTCCTTGACTGTGCGGTACTTGTTTATCGAAGACGTGTACTTGGGTCTTTGTCTGGAGAAATTAGGGATTGACCCCGTGCACGAGGGAGGTTTTGTCTCTTGGAAGGACGTACAATCCTGTAAAGATAAGAAAATAGCTTCTCATTGGTTGAAAACTCCTGGTGCCATGGTTAAGGCGTGGAAGGATCTCATCCACAGTTGCTag
- the LOC118427213 gene encoding beta-1,3-galactosyltransferase 1-like, with protein sequence MVRVKLKIVVKTVFILCIMVGSVYVLLPRNLCERDTSSIWNSTSNAEGNPHNYTLILNNPGRCDVTSDDVFLLVMVTSTPGNREQRLAIRNTWGNEANVKGTIIRTVFAVGLTQDAKMQGDLEQENGVYKDIIQEDFVDSYRNLTLKTVMCLKWASEFCPNAKFVLKTDDDTFVNIFNLVRRLRRLKGTQARRFVTGRVFTGAKPVRETADKTEARWCLTKGDYPRDSFPPYPGGNAYVISNDITRLIYEVSLTVQYLFIEDVYFGLCLEKLGIHPEHNGEFVFGRDVHSCEDKKIASHWLKTPGAMVRAWQNLIRSC encoded by the coding sequence ATGGTTCGCGTCAAGTTAAAGATTGTCGTGAAGACAGTCTTCATCTTGTGCATCATGGTAGGAAGCGTCTACGTCTTACTACCCAGGAACCTTTGCGAAAGAGATACAAGCAGTATTTGGAACTCCACCTCTAACGCAGAAGGGAATCCACACAACTACACACTCATCCTCAACAACCCCGGGAGATGTGACGTCACTAGTGATGACGTGTTTCTCCTCGTCATGGTGACGTCAACCCCGGGAAACCGCGAGCAGAGGCTCGCCATCCGCAACACGTGGGGCAACGAGGCTAACGTGAAGGGGACTATCATCAGAACAGTGTTCGCGGTAGGGTTGACACAAGACGCTAAGATGCAAGGAGATCTGGAACAGGAAAACGGTGTCTACAAGGACATAATTCAGGAGGACTTCGTCGACTCGTATCGGAACTTGACCCTGAAAACCGTCATGTGTCTAAAGTGGGCATCGGAGTTCTGCCCCAACGCCAAGTTCGTTTTAAAAACTGACGACGACACTTTTGTGAACATCTTTAACCTCGTTAGACGTCTTAGGAGGCTAAAAGGTACTCAGGCAAGGAGGTTCGTGACAGGGCGCGTCTTCACAGGAGCCAAACCGGTCAGAGAAACAGCCGATAAAACAGAAGCGCGGTGGTGCCTGACCAAAGGAGACTATCCCCGAGACTCCTTCCCACCATACCCCGGGGGAAACGCTTACGTCATTTCCAATGACATCACGCGACTGATATACGAAGTGTCCTTGACTGTGCAGTACTTGTTTATCGAAGACGTGTACTTTGGTCTTTGTCTGGAGAAACTTGGGATCCACCCGGAGCACAACGGAGAGTTCGTCTTTGGGAGGGACGTACACTCCTGTGAAGACAAGAAAATAGCTTCCCATTGGTTGAAAACTCCTGGTGCCATGGTTCGGGCCTGGCAGAACCTCATCCGCAGTTGCTAG
- the LOC118427210 gene encoding cullin-3-A-like: MSLKSKKDTKMRIRAFPMTMDEKYVNSIWALLKNAIQEIQKKNNSGLSFEELYRNAYTMVLHKHGEKLYTGLREVVTEHLVNKVRVDVLESLNNNFLQTLNSAWNDHQTSMVMIRDILMYMDRVYVQQNGVENVYNLGLMLFRDQVVRYGCIRDHLRQTLLDMVARERRGEVVDRGAVKNACQMLMILGIESRQVYEEDFEQPFLEQSAEFYRLESQKFLAENSASVYIKKVEQRINEEAERAKHYLDKTTEEPIVKVLEEELISKHMKTIVDMENSGVVHMLKNNKTDDLACMYKLFIRVPDGLKTICECVSKYLREQGKAIVTEEGQGGEPKNPITYVQSLLDLKERFDHFLHESFSDDKVFKQQVSSDFEYFLNLNQKSPEYLSLFIDDKLKKGVKGLTEQEIENILDKTMVLFRYLQEKDVFERYYKQHLARRLLMNKSVSDDSEKNMISKLKTECGCQFTSKLEGMFKDMSISNSLMDDFKQHLQNTGTTLSGIDLSVRVLTTGFWPTQSSSPKCNIPVQARNAFETFKRFYLVKHSGRQLTLQHHMGSADLNATFYGPRKEGGGSNARKHILQVSTFQMCVLMLFNNRDKLTYEEIQSETDIPDRDLTRALQSLALGKAQQRVLVKEPKVKEIEPSHQFYINDQFTSKLHRVKIQTVAAKGESDPERKETRNRVDEDRKHEIEAAIVRIMKSRKRMQHNVLVAEVTQQLKARFLPSPVVIKKRMEGLIEREYLARAPEDRKVYTYVA; the protein is encoded by the exons ATGACAATGGATGAGAAGTATGTGAACAGTATCTGGGCCCTGCTGAAGAATGCCATCCAGGAGATCCAGAAGAAGAACAACAGCGGCCTGAGTTTTGAGGAGCTGTACAGGAATGCCTACACCATGGTACTCCACAAACATGGGGAGAAACTGTACACAGGACTGAGGGAGGTGGTCACAGAACATCTCGTTAATAAG GTGCGAGTGGATGTGCTGGAGTCTCTCAACAACAACTTCCTGCAGACCCTGAACAGTGCGTGGAACGACCACCAGACCTCCATGGTCATGATCAGGGACATCCTCATGTATATG GACCGTGTTTACGTGCAGCAGAACGGAGTAGAGAACGTGTATAACCTGGGCCTGATGTTGTTCCGAGACCAGGTGGTTCGGTACGGCTGTATCCGAGACCACCTGCGCCAGACACTGCTGGACATGGTGGCACGTGAGCGCAGGGGAGAGGTCGTTGACAG GGGAGCAGTGAAGAACGCATGTCAGATGCTGATGATCCTGGGTATCGAGAGCAGGCAGGTTTACGAGGAGGACTTTGAACAGCCTTTCCTGGAGCAGTCCGCAGAGTTCTATAGG TTGGAAAGTCAGAAGTTCCTAGCGGAGAACAGCGCCTCAGTGTACATCAAGAAGGTTGAGCAGAGAATCAACGAGGAGGCCGAGAGAGCCAAGCACTACCTGGACAAAACCACAGAGGAGCCCATTGTTAAAGTCCTGGAGGAGGAACTCATCAGCAAGCACATGAAAACTATTGTAGAT ATGGAGAACTCTGGAGTAGTACACATGCTGAAGAACAACAAGACAGACGACCTAGCCTGTATGTACAAGCTGTTCATCCGCGTTCCCGATGGGCTCAAGACGATATGCGAGTGCGTCAGCAAGTACCTGAGAGAACAGGGCAAGGCCATTGTTACAGAGGAGGGGCAGGGTGGCGAGCCCAAAAACCCCATCACATATGTACAG AGCCTGTTGGACCTCAAGGAAAGATTCGACCACTTCCTTCACGAGTCCTTCAGCGACGACAAGGTGTTCAAGCAACAGGTTTCCTCAGACTTCGAGTACTTCTTAAACCTGAACCAGAAGTCTCCCGAGTACCTGTCTCTCTTCATCGACGACAAGCTCAAGAAGGGAGTCAAGGGG CTGACAGAGCAGGAGATAGAAAACATCCTGGACAAGACGATGGTGCTGTTCCGGTACCTCCAGGAGAAGGACGTGTTTGAGCGTTACTACAAGCAGCACCTCGCCCGAAGGTTACTCATGAACAAGAGTGTCTCTGACGACTCCGAGAAAAACATGATCTCAAAACTCAAG ACGGAGTGTGGCTGTCAGTTCACTTCCAAGCTTGAGGGGATGTTTAAGGACATGTCCATCTCCAACTCTCTCATGGACGACTTCAAGCAGCATCTACAAAATACAGGG ACGACCTTGAGCGGGATTGACCTGAGTGTCCGAGTCCTGACCACGGGATTCTGGCCGACCCAGTCGTCTTCTCCAAAGTGTAACATCCCTGTACAAGCCAGGAACGCCTTCGAAACATTTAAGAG gttctATTTAGTAAAACACAGCGGCCGTCAGCTGACGTTGCAGCACCACATGGGCTCAGCTGACCTCAACGCAACATTTTATGGGCCCAGAAAG GAGGGAGGAGGCAGTAACGCACGGAAGCACATTCTCCAG GTCTCCACCTTCCAGATGTGTGTTCTCATGCTCTTCAACAACAGGGACAAGCTCACCTATGAG GAAATCCAGAGTGAGACAGACATCCCTGACAGGGACCTGACGCGGGCACTGCAGTCGCTGGCACTCGGAAAGGCTCAGCAGCGAGTGTTGGTGAAGGAACCCAAGGTGAAGGAGATCGAGCCATCGCATCAGTTCTACATCAACGACCAGTTCACATCCAAACTGCACAGGGTCAAGATTCAGAcag tggCAGCGAAGGGCGAGTCCGACCCGGAGCGGAAGGAAACCAGGAACAGGGTGGACGAGGACCGGAAGCACGAGATCGAGGCGGCCATTGTTCGAATCATGAAGTCACGCAAGAGGATGCAGCACAACGTTCTGGTAGCAGAG GTAACTCAACAATTGAAGGCACGGTTCCTACCGAGTCCAGTTGTAATCAAGAAGAGGATGGAAGGCTTGATCGAGAGAGAATACCTGGCTAGAGCCCCAGAGGATAG GAAAGTGTACACATACGTCGCCTAG